A stretch of the Corvus moneduloides isolate bCorMon1 chromosome 8, bCorMon1.pri, whole genome shotgun sequence genome encodes the following:
- the LOC116447376 gene encoding PHD finger protein 7-like, with amino-acid sequence MPAVLRKRRSRHSPSTCSRSNTAQPDTVPEDQVCMLCHRTEADTDICGYKRMKFKLCVHNYCQLLASGLFPQENMEDFLVGDTRHVIKEAAKKSCFICYKMGASITCSERGCDRTFHLPCAPDGECVTQYFGAYRSFCWEHRPQQAVHARPSQDNTCSICLDTVENRISYKTMGCPACQDARFHRQCIQRLALHAGIGFRCPCCLNQEPFMMEMLTMGIRLSKRPPSWESVQAVTPLRQRHGRCDAETCLCPGGREHAEEEG; translated from the exons ATGCCAGCAGTTCTGCGCAAGAGACGCTCCAGGCACTCACCATCAACCTGTTCCAGATCCAACACGGCACAGCCGGACACAGTACCCGAGGACCAAG TGTGCATGCTGTGCCACCGGACCGAGGCAGACACCGACATCTGTGGGTACAAGAGAATGAAGTTCAAACTCTGTGTCCACAACTACTGCCAG cttCTTGCCAGTGGGCTTTTCCCACAAGAGAACATGGAAGACTTTCTCGTTGGAGACACCAGGCACGTCATCAAAGAAGCAGCCAAGAAG agctgcttcatTTGCTACAAGATGGGGGCCAGCATCACCTGCTCTGAGAGGGGCTGCGACCGCACCTTCCACCTGCCCTGCGCCCCAGACGGCGAATGTGTCACCCAGTACTTCGGGGCCTACAG GTCCTTCTGCTGGGAGCACCGCCCACAGCAGGCAGTGCACGCTCGTCCAAGCCAGGACAACACCTGCAGCATCTGCCTGGACACCGTGGAAAACAGAATCTCCTACAAAACCATGGGCTGCCCTGCATGCCAAGACGCCCGCTTCCACCGGCAGTGCATCCAGAGACTGGCTCTGCATGCTGGCATCGGCTTCCGATGCCCGTGTTGCCTGAACCAAGAGCCATTCATGATGGAAATGCTCACCATGGGGATCCGACTCTCCAAGAG ACCCCCATCATGGGAGAGTGTCCAAGCAGTCACACCCTTACGTCAGAGGCATGGCCGCTGCGATGCCGAAACGTGCCTTTGtccaggaggcagggagcacgCGGAGGAAGAGGGGTAA
- the LOC116447377 gene encoding PHD finger protein 7-like: protein MAQPTALKRRYPEEEIPSRTTYSPPAKRRRIDDGPAHSADDSSPSTSYRAVSRLPEGALAINMCMLCHRTEADTNICGYKRMKFKLCVHNYCQLLASGLFPQENTEDFLVGDTRHVIKEAAKKSCFICYKMGASITCSETGCDRTFHLPCAPDGECVTQYFGAYRSFCWEHRPQQAVHARPSQDNTCSICLDTVENRISYKTMGCPACQDARFHRQCIQRLALHAGIGFRCPCCLNQEPFMMEMLTMGIRLSKRPPSWESVQAVTPLRQRHGRCDAETCLCPGGREHAEEEGPWQLRLCSSCAAEGTHRHCSSLGNSTYSWECRTCAGTETGRHQSTRCPALGTGARLGLAAGPSARLGSRTALATTGASPAYGSTGKPELALKRRYPEEEIPSRTTYSPPAKRRRIDDGPAHSADDSSPSTS, encoded by the exons ATGGCCCAGCCCACA GCCTTGAAGCGGCGCTACCCTGAGGAAGAAATACCATCACGGACAACGTACAGCCCGCCTGCAAAACGCCGCAGGATCGATGATGGCCCAGCCCACAGTGCCGAtgacagcagccccagcacttcctACCGGGCAGTGTCGAGGCTGCCTGAAGGCGCTTTGGCCATCAACA TGTGCATGCTGTGCCACCGGACCGAGGCAGACACCAACATCTGTGGGTACAAGAGAATGAAGTTCAAACTCTGTGTCCACAACTACTGCCAG cttcttgcCAGTGGACTTTTCCCACAAGAGAACACGGAAGACTTTCTCGTTGGAGACACCAGGCACGTCATCAAAGAAGCAGCCAAGAAG agctgcttcatTTGCTACAAGATGGGGGCCAGCATCACCTGCTCTGAGACGGGCTGCGACCGCACCTTCCACCTGCCCTGCGCCCCAGACGGCGAATGTGTCACCCAGTACTTCGGGGCCTACAG GTCCTTCTGCTGGGAGCACCGCCCACAGCAGGCAGTGCACGCTCGTCCAAGCCAGGACAACACCTGCAGCATCTGCCTGGACACCGTGGAAAACAGAATCTCCTACAAAACCATGGGCTGCCCTGCATGCCAAGACGCCCGCTTCCACCGGCAGTGCATCCAGAGACTGGCTCTGCATGCTGGCATCGGCTTCCGATGCCCGTGTTGCCTGAACCAAGAGCCATTCATGATGGAAATGCTCACCATGGGGATCCGACTCTCCAAGAG ACCCCCATCATGGGAGAGTGTCCAAGCAGTCACACCCTTACGTCAGAGGCATGGCCGCTGCGATGCCGAAACGTGCCTTTGtccaggaggcagggagcacgCGGAGGAAGAGGG ACCCTGGCAACtgaggctgtgcagctcctgcgCTGCCGAGGGCACCCACAGACACTGCTCCTCTTTGGGGAACAGCACCTACTCCTGGGAGTGCCGcacctgtgctggcacagagacTGGTAGGCACCAAAGCACTCGGTGCCCcgcactggggacaggggccaggctgggcctggcagcagggccttCAGCACGCCTTGGCTCCAGGACAGCTCTGGCTACCACAGGAGCCTCTCCTGCTTACG GCTCCACTGGCAAACCAGAGCTT GCCTTGAAGCGGCGCTACCCTGAGGAAGAAATACCATCACGGACAACGTACAGCCCGCCTGCAAAACGCCGCAGGATCGATGATGGCCCAGCCCACAGTGCCGAtgacagcagccccagcacttcctAA
- the LOC116446983 gene encoding PHD finger protein 7-like isoform X2, with translation MKFKLCVHNYCQLLASGLFPQENTEDFLVGDTRHVIKEAAKKSCFICYKMGASITCSETGCDRTFHLPCAPDGECVTQYFGAYRSFCWEHRPQQAVHARPSQDNTCSICLDTVENRISYKTMGCPACQDARFHRQCIQRLALHAGIGFRCPCCLNQEPFMMEMLTMGIRLSKRPPSWESVQAVTPLRQRHGRCDAETCLCPGGREHAEEEGPWQLRLCSSCAAEGTHRHCSSLGNSTYSWECRTCAGTETGRHQSTRCPALGTGARLGLAAGPSARLGSRTALATTGASPAYGLHGHPDDLPAPLRRLHWQTRACQPQHFQPGIINALPGCVAPQQQLLPSPSAGLEAALP, from the exons ATGAAGTTCAAACTCTGTGTCCACAACTACTGCCAG cttcttgcCAGTGGACTTTTCCCACAAGAGAACACGGAAGACTTTCTCGTTGGAGACACCAGGCACGTCATCAAAGAAGCAGCCAAGAAG agctgcttcatTTGCTACAAGATGGGGGCCAGCATCACCTGCTCTGAGACGGGCTGCGACCGCACCTTCCACCTGCCCTGCGCCCCAGACGGCGAATGTGTCACCCAGTACTTCGGGGCCTACAG GTCCTTCTGCTGGGAGCACCGCCCACAGCAGGCAGTGCACGCTCGTCCAAGCCAGGACAACACCTGCAGCATCTGCCTGGACACCGTGGAAAACAGAATCTCCTACAAAACCATGGGCTGCCCTGCATGCCAAGACGCCCGCTTCCACCGGCAGTGCATCCAGAGACTGGCTCTGCATGCTGGCATCGGCTTCCGATGCCCGTGTTGCCTGAACCAAGAGCCATTCATGATGGAAATGCTCACCATGGGGATCCGACTCTCCAAGAG ACCCCCATCATGGGAGAGTGTCCAAGCAGTCACACCCTTACGTCAGAGGCATGGCCGCTGCGATGCCGAAACGTGCCTTTGtccaggaggcagggagcacgCGGAGGAAGAGGG ACCCTGGCAACtgaggctgtgcagctcctgcgCTGCCGAGGGCACCCACAGACACTGCTCCTCTTTGGGGAACAGCACCTACTCCTGGGAGTGCCGcacctgtgctggcacagagacTGGTAGGCACCAAAGCACTCGGTGCCCcgcactggggacaggggccaggctgggcctggcagcagggccttCAGCACGCCTTGGCTCCAGGACAGCTCTGGCTACCACAGGAGCCTCTCCTGCTTACGGCCTGCATGGCCACCCTGATGACCTTCCTGCCCCTCTTCGCAGGCTCCACTGGCAAACCAGAGCTTGtcagccccagcacttccagccaggaattATCAATGCCCTCCCAGGGTGTgttgctcctcagcagcagctgcttccttcgCCCTCGGCAGGCCTTGAAGCGGCGCTACCCTGA
- the LOC116446983 gene encoding PHD finger protein 7-like isoform X1 — MQEPRVQVALWALTQHCPHPAPCPETQGSHKAPVLTLSGLRCSFQSCFICYKMGASITCSETGCDRTFHLPCAPDGECVTQYFGAYRSFCWEHRPQQAVHARPSQDNTCSICLDTVENRISYKTMGCPACQDARFHRQCIQRLALHAGIGFRCPCCLNQEPFMMEMLTMGIRLSKRPPSWESVQAVTPLRQRHGRCDAETCLCPGGREHAEEEGPWQLRLCSSCAAEGTHRHCSSLGNSTYSWECRTCAGTETGRHQSTRCPALGTGARLGLAAGPSARLGSRTALATTGASPAYGLHGHPDDLPAPLRRLHWQTRACQPQHFQPGIINALPGCVAPQQQLLPSPSAGLEAALP; from the exons atgCAAGAGCCTCGTGTGCAGGTGGCTCTGTGGGctctaacccagcactgcccacatcctgctccctgcccggaGACGCAGGGCAGCCACAAAGCCCCAGTCCTGACACTCAGCGGGCTGCGGTGctctttccagagctgcttcatTTGCTACAAGATGGGGGCCAGCATCACCTGCTCTGAGACGGGCTGCGACCGCACCTTCCACCTGCCCTGCGCCCCAGACGGCGAATGTGTCACCCAGTACTTCGGGGCCTACAG GTCCTTCTGCTGGGAGCACCGCCCACAGCAGGCAGTGCACGCTCGTCCAAGCCAGGACAACACCTGCAGCATCTGCCTGGACACCGTGGAAAACAGAATCTCCTACAAAACCATGGGCTGCCCTGCATGCCAAGACGCCCGCTTCCACCGGCAGTGCATCCAGAGACTGGCTCTGCATGCTGGCATCGGCTTCCGATGCCCGTGTTGCCTGAACCAAGAGCCATTCATGATGGAAATGCTCACCATGGGGATCCGACTCTCCAAGAG ACCCCCATCATGGGAGAGTGTCCAAGCAGTCACACCCTTACGTCAGAGGCATGGCCGCTGCGATGCCGAAACGTGCCTTTGtccaggaggcagggagcacgCGGAGGAAGAGGG ACCCTGGCAACtgaggctgtgcagctcctgcgCTGCCGAGGGCACCCACAGACACTGCTCCTCTTTGGGGAACAGCACCTACTCCTGGGAGTGCCGcacctgtgctggcacagagacTGGTAGGCACCAAAGCACTCGGTGCCCcgcactggggacaggggccaggctgggcctggcagcagggccttCAGCACGCCTTGGCTCCAGGACAGCTCTGGCTACCACAGGAGCCTCTCCTGCTTACGGCCTGCATGGCCACCCTGATGACCTTCCTGCCCCTCTTCGCAGGCTCCACTGGCAAACCAGAGCTTGtcagccccagcacttccagccaggaattATCAATGCCCTCCCAGGGTGTgttgctcctcagcagcagctgcttccttcgCCCTCGGCAGGCCTTGAAGCGGCGCTACCCTGA
- the LOC116447682 gene encoding PHD finger protein 7-like isoform X1, protein MPAVLRKRRSRHSPSTCSRSNTAQPDTVPEDQVCMLCHRTEADTDICGYKRMKFKLCVHNYCQLLASGLFPQENMEDFLVGDTRHVIKEAAKKSCFICYKMGASITCSETGCDRTFHLPCAPDGECVTQYFGAYRSFCWEHRPQQAVHARPSQDNTCSICLDTVENRISYKTMGCPACQDARFHRQCIQRLALHAGIGFRCPCCLNQEPFMMEMLTMGIRLSKRPPSWESVQAVTPLRQRHGRCDAETCLCPGGREHAEEEGPWQLRLCSSCAAEGTHRHCSSLGNSTYSWECRTCAGTETGRHQSTRCPALGTGARLGLAAGPSARLGSRTALATTGASPAYGLHGHPDDLPAPLRRLHWQTRACQPQHFQPGIINALPGCVAPQQQLLPSPSAGLEAALP, encoded by the exons ATGCCAGCAGTTCTGCGCAAGAGACGCTCCAGGCACTCACCATCAACCTGTTCCAGATCCAACACGGCACAGCCGGACACAGTACCCGAGGACCAAG TGTGCATGCTGTGCCACCGGACCGAGGCAGACACCGACATCTGTGGGTACAAGAGAATGAAGTTCAAACTCTGTGTCCACAACTACTGCCAG cttcttgcCAGTGGGCTTTTCCCACAAGAGAACATGGAAGACTTTCTCGTTGGAGACACCAGGCACGTCATCAAAGAAGCAGCCAAGAAG agctgcttcatTTGCTACAAGATGGGGGCCAGCATCACCTGCTCTGAGACGGGCTGCGACCGCACCTTCCACCTGCCCTGCGCCCCAGACGGCGAATGTGTCACCCAGTACTTCGGGGCCTACAG GTCCTTCTGCTGGGAGCACCGCCCACAGCAGGCAGTGCACGCTCGTCCAAGCCAGGACAACACCTGCAGCATCTGCCTGGACACCGTGGAAAACAGAATCTCCTACAAAACCATGGGCTGCCCTGCATGCCAAGACGCCCGCTTCCACCGGCAGTGCATCCAGAGACTGGCTCTGCATGCTGGCATCGGCTTCCGATGCCCGTGTTGCCTGAACCAAGAGCCATTCATGATGGAAATGCTCACCATGGGGATCCGACTCTCCAAGAG ACCCCCATCATGGGAGAGTGTCCAAGCAGTCACACCCTTACGTCAGAGGCATGGCCGCTGCGATGCCGAAACGTGCCTTTGtccaggaggcagggagcacgCGGAGGAAGAGGG ACCCTGGCAACtgaggctgtgcagctcctgcgCTGCCGAGGGCACCCACAGACACTGCTCCTCTTTGGGGAACAGCACCTACTCCTGGGAGTGCCGcacctgtgctggcacagagacTGGTAGGCACCAAAGCACTCGGTGCCCcgcactggggacaggggccaggctgggcctggcagcagggccttCAGCACGCCTTGGCTCCAGGACAGCTCTGGCTACCACAGGAGCCTCTCCTGCTTACGGCCTGCATGGCCACCCTGATGACCTTCCTGCCCCTCTTCGCAGGCTCCACTGGCAAACCAGAGCTTGtcagccccagcacttccagccaggaattATCAATGCCCTCCCAGGGTGTgttgctcctcagcagcagctgcttccttcgCCCTCGGCAGGCCTTGAAGCGGCGCTACCCTGA
- the LOC116447682 gene encoding PHD finger protein 7-like isoform X2, whose translation MPAVLRKRRSRHSPSTCSRSNTAQPDTVPEDQVCMLCHRTEADTDICGYKRMKFKLCVHNYCQLLASGLFPQENMEDFLVGDTRHVIKEAAKKSCFICYKMGASITCSETGCDRTFHLPCAPDGECVTQYFGAYRSFCWEHRPQQAVHARPSQDNTCSICLDTVENRISYKTMGCPACQDARFHRQCIQRLALHAGIGFRCPCCLNQEPFMMEMLTMGIRLSKRPPSWESVQAVTPLRQRHGRCDAETCLCPGGREHAEEEG comes from the exons ATGCCAGCAGTTCTGCGCAAGAGACGCTCCAGGCACTCACCATCAACCTGTTCCAGATCCAACACGGCACAGCCGGACACAGTACCCGAGGACCAAG TGTGCATGCTGTGCCACCGGACCGAGGCAGACACCGACATCTGTGGGTACAAGAGAATGAAGTTCAAACTCTGTGTCCACAACTACTGCCAG cttcttgcCAGTGGGCTTTTCCCACAAGAGAACATGGAAGACTTTCTCGTTGGAGACACCAGGCACGTCATCAAAGAAGCAGCCAAGAAG agctgcttcatTTGCTACAAGATGGGGGCCAGCATCACCTGCTCTGAGACGGGCTGCGACCGCACCTTCCACCTGCCCTGCGCCCCAGACGGCGAATGTGTCACCCAGTACTTCGGGGCCTACAG GTCCTTCTGCTGGGAGCACCGCCCACAGCAGGCAGTGCACGCTCGTCCAAGCCAGGACAACACCTGCAGCATCTGCCTGGACACCGTGGAAAACAGAATCTCCTACAAAACCATGGGCTGCCCTGCATGCCAAGACGCCCGCTTCCACCGGCAGTGCATCCAGAGACTGGCTCTGCATGCTGGCATCGGCTTCCGATGCCCGTGTTGCCTGAACCAAGAGCCATTCATGATGGAAATGCTCACCATGGGGATCCGACTCTCCAAGAG ACCCCCATCATGGGAGAGTGTCCAAGCAGTCACACCCTTACGTCAGAGGCATGGCCGCTGCGATGCCGAAACGTGCCTTTGtccaggaggcagggagcacgCGGAGGAAGAGGGGTAA
- the LOC116447378 gene encoding PHD finger protein 7-like, with amino-acid sequence MGASITCSETGCDRTFHLPCAPDGECVTQYFGAYRSFCWEHRPQQAVHARPSQDNTCSICLDTVENRISYKTMGCPACQDARFHRQCIQRLALHAGIGFRCPCCLNQEPFMMEMLTMGIRLSKRPPSWESVQAVTPLRQRHGRCDAETCLCPGGREHAEEEGPWQLRLCSSCAAEGTHRHCSSLGNSTYSWECRTCAGTETGRHQSTRCPALGTGARLGLAAGPSARLGSRTALATTGASPAYGSTGKPELALKRRYPEEEIPSRTTYSPPAKRRRIDDGPAHSADDSSPSTSYRAVSRLPEGALAINSQAARPRRPYRPPWLFHGSTTDNRSQPGPIRMRHVWRQQRRAKKPYCRP; translated from the exons ATGGGGGCCAGCATCACCTGCTCTGAGACGGGCTGCGACCGCACCTTCCACCTGCCCTGCGCCCCAGACGGCGAATGTGTCACCCAGTACTTCGGGGCCTACAG GTCCTTCTGCTGGGAGCACCGCCCACAGCAGGCAGTGCACGCTCGTCCAAGCCAGGACAACACCTGCAGCATCTGCCTGGACACCGTGGAAAACAGAATCTCCTACAAAACCATGGGCTGCCCTGCATGCCAAGACGCCCGCTTCCACCGGCAGTGCATCCAGAGACTGGCTCTGCATGCTGGCATCGGCTTCCGATGCCCGTGTTGCCTGAACCAAGAGCCATTCATGATGGAAATGCTCACCATGGGGATCCGACTCTCCAAGAG ACCCCCATCATGGGAGAGTGTCCAAGCAGTCACACCCTTACGTCAGAGGCATGGCCGCTGCGATGCCGAAACGTGCCTTTGtccaggaggcagggagcacgCGGAGGAAGAGGG ACCCTGGCAACtgaggctgtgcagctcctgcgCTGCCGAGGGCACCCACAGACACTGCTCCTCTTTGGGGAACAGCACCTACTCCTGGGAGTGCCGcacctgtgctggcacagagacTGGTAGGCACCAAAGCACTCGGTGCCCcgcactggggacaggggccaggctgggcctggcagcagggccttCAGCACGCCTTGGCTCCAGGACAGCTCTGGCTACCACAGGAGCCTCTCCTGCTTACG GCTCCACTGGCAAACCAGAGCTT GCCTTGAAGCGGCGCTACCCTGAGGAAGAAATACCATCACGGACAACGTACAGCCCTCCTGCAAAACGCCGCAGGATCGATGATGGCCCAGCCCACAGTGCCGAtgacagcagccccagcacttcctACCGGGCAGTGTCGAGGCTGCCTGAAGGCGCTTTGGCCATCAACAGTCAGGCAGCACGGCCACGACGTCCATACAGGCCTCCATGGCTCTTCCACGGATCCACAACAGACAACCGCTCCCAGCCTGGGCCAATTCGTATGAGACATGTCTGGCGGCAACAACGCCGGGCCAAAAAGCCCTACTGCCGGCCATGA
- the LOC116447379 gene encoding PHD finger protein 7-like, translated as MGCPACQDARFHRQCIQRLALHAGIGFRCPCCLNQEPFMMEMLTMGIRLSKRPPSWESVQAVTPLRQRHGRCDAETCLCPGGREHAEEEGPWQLRLCSSCTAEGTHRHCSSLGNSTYSWECRTCAGTETGSTGKPELVSPSTSSQELSMPSQGVLLLSSSCFLRPRQALKRRYPEEEIPSRTTP; from the exons ATGGGCTGCCCTGCATGCCAAGACGCCCGCTTCCACCGGCAGTGCATCCAGAGACTGGCTCTGCATGCTGGCATCGGCTTCCGATGCCCGTGTTGCCTGAACCAAGAGCCATTCATGATGGAAATGCTCACCATGGGGATCCGACTCTCCAAGAG ACCCCCATCATGGGAGAGTGTCCAAGCAGTCACACCCTTACGTCAGAGGCATGGCCGCTGCGATGCCGAAACGTGCCTTTGtccaggaggcagggagcacgCGGAGGAAGAGGG ACCCTGGCAACtgaggctgtgcagctcctgcactgccGAGGGCACCCACAGACACTGCTCCTCTTTGGGGAACAGCACCTACTCCTGGGAGTGCCGcacctgtgctggcacagagacTG GCTCCACTGGCAAACCAGAGCTTGtcagccccagcacttccagccaggaattATCAATGCCCTCCCAGGGTGTgttgctcctcagcagcagctgcttccttcgCCCTCGGCAGGCCTTGAAGCGGCGCTACCCTGAGGAAGAAATACCATCACGGACAAC GCCTTGA
- the LOC116447381 gene encoding G2/M phase-specific E3 ubiquitin-protein ligase-like, whose amino-acid sequence MKFKLCVHNYCQLLASGLFPQENMEDFLVGDTRHVIKEAAKKSCFICYKMGASITCSETGCDRTFHLPCAPDGECVTQYFGAYRSFCWEHRPQQAVHARPSQDNTCSICLDTVENRISYKTMGCPACQDARFHRQCIQRLALHAGIGFRCPCCLNQEPFMMEMLTMGIRLSKRPPSWESVQAVTPLRQRHGRCDAETCLCPGGREHAEEEGPWQLRLCSSCAAEGTHRHCSSLGNSTYSWECRTCAGTETGRHQSTRCPALGTGARLGLAAGPSARLGSRTALATTGASPAYGSTGKPELVSPSTSSQELSMPSQGVLLLSSSCFLRPRQALKRRYPEEEIPSRTTYSPPAKRRRIDDGPAHSANESSPSTSSQELSMPSQGVLLLSSSCFLRPRQALKRRYPEEEIPSRTTYSPPAKRRRIDDGPAHSANESSPSTSSQELSMPSQGVLLLSSSCFLRPRQALKRRYPEEEIPSRTTYSPPAKRRRIDDGPAHSADDSSPSTS is encoded by the exons ATGAAGTTCAAACTCTGTGTCCACAACTACTGCCAG cttcttgcCAGTGGACTTTTCCCACAAGAGAACATGGAAGACTTTCTCGTTGGAGACACCAGGCACGTCATCAAAGAAGCAGCCAAGAAG agctgcttcatTTGCTACAAGATGGGGGCCAGCATCACCTGCTCTGAGACGGGCTGCGACCGCACCTTCCACCTGCCCTGCGCCCCAGACGGCGAATGTGTCACCCAGTACTTCGGGGCCTACAG GTCCTTCTGCTGGGAGCACCGCCCACAGCAGGCAGTGCACGCTCGTCCAAGCCAGGACAACACCTGCAGCATCTGCCTGGACACCGTGGAAAACAGAATCTCCTACAAAACCATGGGCTGCCCTGCATGCCAAGACGCCCGCTTCCACCGGCAGTGCATCCAGAGACTGGCTCTGCATGCTGGCATCGGCTTCCGATGCCCGTGTTGCCTGAACCAAGAGCCATTCATGATGGAAATGCTCACCATGGGGATCCGACTCTCCAAGAG ACCCCCATCATGGGAGAGTGTCCAAGCAGTCACACCCTTACGTCAGAGGCATGGCCGCTGCGATGCCGAAACGTGCCTTTGtccaggaggcagggagcacgCGGAGGAAGAGGG ACCCTGGCAACtgaggctgtgcagctcctgcgCTGCCGAGGGCACCCACAGACACTGCTCCTCTTTGGGGAACAGCACCTACTCCTGGGAGTGCCGcacctgtgctggcacagagacTGGTAGGCACCAAAGCACTCGGTGCCCcgcactggggacaggggccaggctgggcctggcagcagggccttCAGCACGCCTTGGCTCCAGGACAGCTCTGGCTACCACAGGAGCCTCTCCTGCTTACG GCTCCACTGGCAAACCAGAGCTTGtcagccccagcacttccagccaggaattATCAATGCCCTCCCAGGGTGTgttgctcctcagcagcagctgcttccttcgCCCTCGACAGGCCTTGAAGCGGCGCTACCCTGAGGAAGAAATACCATCACGGACAACGTACAGCCCTCCTGCAAAACGCCGCAGGATCGATGATGGCCCAGCCCACAGTGCCAATgaaagcagccccagcacttccagccaggaattATCAATGCCCTCCCAGGGTGTgttgctcctcagcagcagctgcttccttcgCCCTCGGCAGGCCTTGAAGCGGCGCTACCCTGAGGAAGAAATACCATCACGGACAACGTACAGCCCTCCTGCAAAACGCCGCAGGATCGATGATGGCCCAGCCCACAGTGCCAATgaaagcagccccagcacttccagccaggaattATCAATGCCCTCCCAGGGTGTgttgctcctcagcagcagctgcttccttcgCCCTCGGCAGGCCTTGAAGCGGCGCTACCCTGAGGAAGAAATACCATCACGGACAACGTACAGCCCTCCTGCAAAACGCCGCAGGATCGATGATGGCCCAGCCCACAGTGCCGAtgacagcagccccagcacttcctAA